GCCCCTATGAACCATGGGATGCCACCTTCACTGATCTGAGCGAACAAGACCTTGCATTTGGATAGTTCGACCGCAAGCCAGTCATCGCGAGTCTGCCATTGATCCTCTCTGGCGCAGGCCCGCTGAATGCGAATAAATCCGTGAAGTCGGTGCTAACCTGTCAACATGATCAACGTTAGTTTAAGTAAGGAGTGGTTACTTATTTGGTGAAAGTAATTAGTCAATGTAAAAGGACATATAACTACTGCATACCATTTATGCACTGTTCTTTACACACACCACCTCTATCGCACACTGTTCATCCAACTAACTTGTCAAAGTCTGTGTGTTTGAAACAGTTACAAGAGGACTTATAATTTGTTGACAAAGTAACCATGTCACTAGAATGACTTGTCTCACTTGATACACAATTCGATTAACAGAGCGTCGCCGGTTCAATTTCTTTGGCAACACTCATCATTATGAAACTTCAATCCTAATCTCTTTAAGTAGATAAAAGCTACGTGTATTAAGTAAGGCCGTCCCAAAACTCGTATTCATGTGCTAGGAGACTCTCAAGCATGAATATACCTTTGATTTCGATTTCGGGGATGGGTTCAGATTCGGCTTGCTCTTCTGCAACATTCAAC
The genomic region above belongs to Rhodamnia argentea isolate NSW1041297 chromosome 6, ASM2092103v1, whole genome shotgun sequence and contains:
- the LOC125315427 gene encoding LOW QUALITY PROTEIN: early light-induced protein 2, chloroplastic-like (The sequence of the model RefSeq protein was modified relative to this genomic sequence to represent the inferred CDS: inserted 1 base in 1 codon), whose protein sequence is MTEKSKPNLNPSPKSKSKVSTDFTDLFAFSGPAPERINGRLAMTGXAVELSKCKVLFAQISEGGIPWFIGASILLSVAYLAPLFQGVMAESKPDGLMTSDAELWNGRLAMLGLVAPTFTEYVKGGTLV